In the genome of Blastopirellula retiformator, the window CTTGACGGCCGAGCTAGCAGCTTCGGGCTTTTCGCTCTCGGGCGCCGACGCGCGGATCTTCTGGCTCAGTACGGCCGCATCATACCACGAAAAGCTGAGTTCGGGGTTCGAAGCGTAGCGGCCAAGGGTTCGCAAGGTTTCGGCGCGACGGCTGTCATTGAACATGAAAACGTAGCGCTCGGCGCCTTTGACCAGTGCTAGTACATTAATCTCTTCAGTCACGTGAGGCTCTCTTATCCAAACGCTTCGGGAAACAGGCGGCAATAAGCGTTATCGGCTATCGTGCCACCTCAACGCCACTTTCGATTTTCCGGCGCCGCCACGAAGTGAGAGCATCTCGGTAATGTGCGTGTAGCAACAGAATCGAATGAAATCATCGCTACGATCCAAATATCCTTGCCACCCGCCGATGCGGGCGTCGTCGATGAATGCATAGTGGTCTTGCGCGAGTTCGGTGAAGTCGGTGTCGTTTTCGTCATAGCTGCAAATTTGCGAGATAATCGGGCCGGAGTAAGGCAACAGCGGCGGGCGCGTCGGACTGGGCGGCGGCGGTACGAAGCCGCGAGGATCGGGCCAACCGTTGGGGAGCGGCGGCACTGGCGGCGGCGAGTTGCCGTCTGCTAGCGGATCGCCGATGCTAGCGGGACCGTTGACCTCGGGCTGTGTGGGCTTTGGGGCGGATTCCATTTGCTGGGCGAGCGGATCGTTGGAGTTTTGCGGCGGCTTCGCATTTGGGTCAGGCGTTTGGGTGAGCAGCTGCTCTTTGGCGAGCGCGAACTCGGCCTCCCAAACATGCGATTCCGGAATGAATTCTTCGTCGGCGGTTCCCCAAGGCAAGCCATAGCCAGGCGGGATCGCATGAAAACCAGGATTGACCGCGTACCAGTTGATCGCCAGCGTCATCCGTTTGGGATAGTACGGCGTGTAGTCGGTGATCGAACCGACGACGACGGCGTCGACGCCCAGCGTTTCGCCCAGCTTGCGGATCTCTTCGAGATCGCGGCCGCGATTGCCGCTCGCTTCCATCGCACGAAGCACCACGCCCACCGGCACGACTTCGAAACCACGGATCCGCTGCAACTGACCGTAGTAGGCGATCGTCACATCGTCGGCGTTCAGCGTGGGAGCGTCGCTCTGATTATTGAAAGGAATAATCGCGACTTTGCTGAGCTGCGGAAATGGATTGTGAAATTGCGGCTGACGCTTGGTCTCGGGAATGGCGGAGCATCCCAAGCAAAGCAGCCCAGCTAGCAATATCAACCAATACGGACGCATGAAAGTGAAGGTCGCTTGCAGGATGCCCCCCTGCGCGACGAGTCCCTGACGCCGAGAGCGCAGGAAATCATGTCATTGCCTAGCAATCGACAAAGTCAGCCCAATCGCATTAGTCGGAACGAAAGAATTTTGGAAGAAAGGAAGATCGACCTAGACCAACGACTGCATGCTAGCGAGGCCGATCGGTTCGCGGCTGGTGAAGGGCTCGCCGTAGCGCTTGCCGATTGTCTTGCCCCAGTACGAGGCTTCGTCGCGCAGTTTGTCGAGGAAGGTGGGCGGCTCTTGCGGGCGGCCTTCGACGAACTGGCTGTGATAGCAGGCGATCGACGCCGCCTTTTGTTCCCAGTGGTCGCTGATGTCGAGGACGAACGCCGGCTGCGGGGTCATCTTCAGATGGACGCAGTAATAATTGTAGATTCGCTCGGGATGGAACGGCTCGCCGGGCATGTCGGTGTTCGACAGCTTCGACCAAAAGCGGGCCGCATCAACCAGTTGAGTGGCGGCAAGATGATCGGGATGGGCGTCCTCCCAATACGGCGCGAAGAGCCAGCGGGGGCGCACCTGACGAATGACCGAGGCCAGCTGCTCGCGGGCTGCTAGCGTCGGCTCGAGACTACGGTTGGGTAGGCCGAGGTTTTGTCGCCAGTCGAGGCCGAGGATCTTGGTGGCGGCGGCGGTTTCGGCGGCCCGTTTTTCGAGCGAGCCGAACGGAGTCGGTTCGCCGGTGGTCAGATCGAGCACGCCGATGCGGCGGCCTTCGGCCTTGAATTTGAGGATGGCGCCACCCATGCCAAGTTCCGCGTCATCGGGATGGGGGGCGATGACCAATACGTCCAGCTGCATTTCGACACCAATCGAGGGAGAACATCCAGGGGAAGTTGCTATGGCGTTGGCTTGGCGGTTTTGACAGACTCCGGCCCTTACCTCGGCCCTGTGCCCCGCCTGACCAAGACTATGAACCGCATGACCTTACTACTTTTGCTGGTCGCCGCCAACTTCCTGGTTGGATGCCAAACGTGGCGTCCATGGAACAAGAAAACCAAAGATGCGCCGATCGACGCCGAAGTCGAGGACGAAACGAGCGAAGCGAAGACCTACATGGAGTCGGTCACCGAAGAGGTTTCGGGCTTCTCGAAGGCGTTTCGTGGGGGAAGCGGAGATAGCGGAACGGGGCTGAGCGATCGGTCGCGCGACATCGAGCGCCGCCTGGGCTATAAGTAGCCGCTGCTGACCTAGCTGCCTGTTGAAAAATGCCCTCGTGGCATTTTCCAACCTCGCCAGGCTCAGAGCATCGCTCTTCGCGGCTCGCAAAATAACGACTTACCTCGCTATTTTGGGATCGCATCCCTGCGATCCAGCAGCACGTTGAGAAAATCAACGGACTGCTAGCCGGCCTCCGCCGCCTTACCGCTGGTCAATGTCGCGGCGGATGGTTCGCCGAAGAGCCAACTGCGAGCTTGCTCCAGGGTGCGAAACACCTGGCCGTTGAGCAGGGCGCGATTTCGCAAGACGGTTTCGACAAACTTCAGCTGCTCGTACTTGTCGGGATCGGCGGCGACCCAAGCGAGACGATGCTTCCAGGTCATGCCGGCCTCGGTGAAGACCTCGATGTGCTTAAACGCTTCCAGAGTCGACATCTCCTCTTTGGTTTCGGCTTCGCCAATGATGTTGTAGCAGTCATGCTGCTGACATGCGTCAACGATCCGGCGAAACATCACAAGAGACTTGGCGGCGGTGTTATTGCCGCGGGCGACCACGTGGATATGGTCGCCTTGGAAATCGATGATATTCTCGTCCATCATCATTCGCTCCCTGAGGGAAATGCCGAACTGCCGCGGATTGCCGGACAGCTTTTAGGTGGCGGAGGAGTCTTGGGATTTCGAAGCTTTGGCGTCTGCTTGCTCTGGCGAGAGGAGCCACTCGCGCGCTTCCTCGCGCGAGCAAAACAGGTGACCGTTGATTAGCGCGCGGTTGCGCAAGACCGTTTCGATGAACTGCAGCTGCTCGTACTTCGTGTTCTCTTCGGCCACCCAAGCGATGCGATGCTTCGCCGTAATGCCGGCCTGCTGGAAGATCTCGATGTGCTTGAAGGCGTCCATCGTCGACAGTTCGCCAACGGTCTTGGCCTGATTAAGAATGTTGTAGCAGCCGTATTTGTCGCAAGCGGCGACGATCTGCTTCCACAACTCCAGAGAACGAGGGACGGAGTCAAATCCGGTCACGATGACCGAGAGATAGTCCCCCATGTATTCGATGAAATTCTCGTGTTTCATGGCACTTTTACCTTCCGCTGGGATAACGCATCACATCACCGGAAATCGCCAGAGGAGCCGCTGTTATCCGCTGATGCGGCAATGCTGGAGGGTATCCAAACGTCACGTCCCCAAGTAACGCCCGCCAGAGCCATTGGACCGCCGCTGGGGGGTAACAAATCGACATGTCTAGATATCTCTTTTTAGCGAGCTTTCATCTGACAAGTTAAACCACGGTTTGTCGCAAATTCAATCTCTTGGCGAGAAAACGGCCGAAAATGGCCCGTATTTTCCTTCTACCCTTCGTTGCCAGCCTAAAGAACGGCAAATCGCCGCAGCAAGACAAGGTAGCTCACTGGGGCATTAACGCCGATTATGGCAGAAATTGACCCCGCAAAAACCAGCAAACTCATTGCTTTTTAATTGGCATGCCGATGCTCTTATTTAGGACGCTTATCACGTCCGATCATCCTCTACTTTCTATGCGCGAGTCTTTTCGGTTCAGGGCAGCCTTCATGCGCCAATCAAATTTACTTTCCACGAAGAAAACTGGTTTTACGCTAGTCGAGTTGCTGGTCGTTATCGCGATCATCGGCGTCTTGATTGCGTTTCTCTTGCCGGCGGTGCAGCAAGCCCGCGAAGCGGCTCGCCGGATGCAGTGCACGAACAATCAGAAACAGCTCTCGCTGGCGCTGCACAACTATCACTACGTCAACCAGAATTTCCCGATGGCCGCGTGCAATAACTCGGGTCGGATTGGCGTGCAGTTCCGTTTGTTGCCCTATCTCGAACAGCAGAACCTGTTCGACCAGGTGGAATACACCACCAACTACATCCACAACGTCGACCTGGCCAAGACGCGGATCGATGGTTTCCTCTGCCCGAGCGGATCGACCGTGATCTCGGCCCGCTCCGAGACGATTGGGGACGAGCCGGACGCCTAACAGTCCGTTGATTTTCTCGACGGACTGCGTGATCGCAGGGATGCTATCCCAAAATAGCGACGTAAGTCGTTATTTTGCGAGCCGCGAAGAGCTACGCTCTGAGCCTGGCGAGGTTGGAAAATGCCACGAGGGCATTTTCCAACAGGCAGCTAAGGAAGAAGATGCTGAGCTGACGATCGAACTGACCGACGGCCTGCGGTAACCCATCGGCCAGGCGTTGCTCTTCCGAGAAACAACAGCCCGCGACAGGAACTCCCGTCGCGGGCTCTGTTTTTATCTCGACCGCCTAGTCGCGGCGACTGGCGTAGATCATGACGTAGTACAGCAGCGTCAACACTGCCTGCAGCGTTGCGGCGACATAGGTCAGGGCCGCGGCGTACAGCATGTTGCGGACCGCCGGCATGTCGTCTTGCGGGACGATGTTCAGATCGACCAGCACCCGCTTGGCTCGCGCACTGGCGTCAAATTCGACCGGCAGGTTAATCAGCTGAAAAACGACGACGCAGCCAAACAAGACGATGCCGGCCAGCATCAGGAACTTGAAGTTGAAGACCATGCCGAGCAACAGCAAGATCCAGCTGGCGCCACTGCCGAAGCTGGCGGTCGGTACCGCCAGGTTTCGTAAGACCAGCGGCGCGTAGTGTTTGGCGTCTTGGATCGCGTGTCCCGCTTCGTGGGCGGCGATGCCGACCGCGCCGAGCGAACGCGATTGGTAAACGTCGGGGCTCAATCGCAGCACCTTGGCGCCGGGATCGTAGTGATCCGACAGGTGACCAGGGATTTGCTCGATCGAAACGTCATACAGGCCGGCCGAGTCGAGGATGTGCCGCGCGGCGGCGGCGCCGGACAACGGGGCCGGCTTCTTCATCGCCGACGCGTAGGTCGACTTCAGCCACATCTGGGCGATAAACGCCAGCAGCAAGGCTGGGGCGATGATCAGGAAGTACATCGGGTCAAAAAAGTACATGGCGTCTTTCTCGCCTTTCAATGCAAGGTGTAGGAGCGGCGCGACTTGGCAGAGAGTCTGCCAAGCATTGGGGTATTCGCCCACCGCCGCTCGGAATTATAGACCTGCAAAATGGCAGGTACAGCTCCTTTTGGGCTTATTCAGCAAGTCGCGTTCCGCAACCGTCAAATTACCTAAATTACGTATTCGCTAGTTTCTCCCTGAACCCCATGTTATAACGAAATGTCGCAGTTTTTTGTTCACAACTACTCCTTTTGAGCAGCTTGTATGTCGTCCTTCCGGTATTTCGGCGTTTGCTTGGTCGTGGTATTGACGGTTGTGCTGACCGGCACAAGCTGTCGTCCCTCCCTTGCGCCGCCGGCGGGGCAGGACCTGCCGACCGCGACGACCGAAATCGATATGGACAAGCTGCGCGATCGGATCGATGCGGTTCTCGACTACACGCTGAGCCAGCGCCGGCTGAACACCAAGGATCACGCCGCTTGGCAGATTCTGCACGGTTCGCTCGCCTACCAGATCGCCTTCCCGGTCGAGCATGACGGTAAGTACGTCTCGGCGGTCGAGCACGTCTTGAATGGCGGCAAGATGGAAGGGTGGACGATGGAGCGCGGTTCGCCGTTGCCGTTCGTCGGCGCCGATGGCGAAAAGCGCTATGGCCTGCGGGCTCTGCTCGAGCAAGGTTCCAAAACCGGTCAGGGACACAACGATCAATGGCTCGCCATCTTGTCGCAATGCAACCTCGATCCCGAGACCCCGATTCAGTTTGAAGGAGACGTGTACACCGTCGCCGACTTAATCGGCCAGGTGCAGCTCGACCTGTCGCGCAACTTCGACCACGAATATAGCTGGACCTTGATCGCGCTGACCGCCTACCTGCCGACCGATACCAGCTGGGTCGATTCAGCCGGCAAACAGTGGAGCATCCCCGGGCTGGTGCAAGCCGAGGTTGATCATGGCTTCGGCAGCGGCGCCTGCGGCGGAACGCATCGCCTGATCGGTCTGTCGATGGCGCTCAATCGACACACGGCTCAAGATGGCGAGATGACGCCCGAGTGGGTCGCCGCCGACGGGCGCATTCAAGAGGCAATCGGCAAAGCGCGTCAGTACCAGAATCCCAATGGATCGCTCAGCAGCAACTACTTCCAGCGTCCGGGCAACTCGCCTGATCTGGCCGAAGACATCGGCACGACCGGCCACACGCTCGAGTTCCTCTCGCTTTCGCTCCCCCAAGACGAGCTGAGCCAGCCGTGGGTCGCTCGCGCCGCACAGCACATGTGCAAGGTGTTTGAACAGACCGAAGGAGCTCCGCTGGAGTGCGGCGCCCTCTATCACGCGGCGCACGGCCTAGTGCTGTATCGCGAACGGGTCTTCGGCCCGCGTGAATACAAGTTTGAACTGACGCAAGCCGAACAAGACGCCAGCGACGAAGAAGAAGTCGCCGCTAACTAATCGCGGCGCCCGAGCTTGATTCGTTTCGAGCTTCGATCGGCCAGTCGGCGATACGCAACGTCGATCTCGTCACCAGGGTTCAGCGGAGCGACCGCCGCCAGCACATCGCCGCGACTCCGCACCTCTTGGCCGTTGACCTTGGTCAGCAAGTCGCCAACGCGGAACCCGATCTCCGCCGCCGGTCCGCCGCGGACCACCTCGGTGACTTCGACGCCTCCGTCGGCCTGACGAACGGTCATCCCCAAGGTCGGGCCCGAGCCAATCAACCAATTGCCGAAGACCTCGTTCCGCTTCATACGGTCGGCATGTTGACGGATGGCGTGCGGATTGACGATCACCGGCGATCCGCCGCTCAGCTTCTGCACGCAGATTCCGCCCAGACGCCGGTCAATCTCGATCGCCCCTTGGCCCACTTCAAACGGAAAGCCAGGGGAAGAGGTCCAGATCGCCCCGAAGAACTCTCCCTCTTTGCGGATCAT includes:
- a CDS encoding type II secretion system protein, whose product is MRQSNLLSTKKTGFTLVELLVVIAIIGVLIAFLLPAVQQAREAARRMQCTNNQKQLSLALHNYHYVNQNFPMAACNNSGRIGVQFRLLPYLEQQNLFDQVEYTTNYIHNVDLAKTRIDGFLCPSGSTVISARSETIGDEPDA
- a CDS encoding ADP-ribosylation factor-directed GTPase activating protein isoform b, which gives rise to MSSFRYFGVCLVVVLTVVLTGTSCRPSLAPPAGQDLPTATTEIDMDKLRDRIDAVLDYTLSQRRLNTKDHAAWQILHGSLAYQIAFPVEHDGKYVSAVEHVLNGGKMEGWTMERGSPLPFVGADGEKRYGLRALLEQGSKTGQGHNDQWLAILSQCNLDPETPIQFEGDVYTVADLIGQVQLDLSRNFDHEYSWTLIALTAYLPTDTSWVDSAGKQWSIPGLVQAEVDHGFGSGACGGTHRLIGLSMALNRHTAQDGEMTPEWVAADGRIQEAIGKARQYQNPNGSLSSNYFQRPGNSPDLAEDIGTTGHTLEFLSLSLPQDELSQPWVARAAQHMCKVFEQTEGAPLECGALYHAAHGLVLYRERVFGPREYKFELTQAEQDASDEEEVAAN
- the bshB1 gene encoding bacillithiol biosynthesis deacetylase BshB1 encodes the protein MQLDVLVIAPHPDDAELGMGGAILKFKAEGRRIGVLDLTTGEPTPFGSLEKRAAETAAATKILGLDWRQNLGLPNRSLEPTLAAREQLASVIRQVRPRWLFAPYWEDAHPDHLAATQLVDAARFWSKLSNTDMPGEPFHPERIYNYYCVHLKMTPQPAFVLDISDHWEQKAASIACYHSQFVEGRPQEPPTFLDKLRDEASYWGKTIGKRYGEPFTSREPIGLASMQSLV
- a CDS encoding zinc metallopeptidase, whose protein sequence is MYFFDPMYFLIIAPALLLAFIAQMWLKSTYASAMKKPAPLSGAAAARHILDSAGLYDVSIEQIPGHLSDHYDPGAKVLRLSPDVYQSRSLGAVGIAAHEAGHAIQDAKHYAPLVLRNLAVPTASFGSGASWILLLLGMVFNFKFLMLAGIVLFGCVVVFQLINLPVEFDASARAKRVLVDLNIVPQDDMPAVRNMLYAAALTYVAATLQAVLTLLYYVMIYASRRD